Proteins encoded by one window of Pseudobdellovibrionaceae bacterium:
- a CDS encoding EamA family transporter, producing the protein MRLKSVDILSFLSVYLIWGSTYLAIRYAIDGIPPWTLSSLRFFVAAALMLALGLLRRESKITPAEKKTAIISGAFLVIANGFVCVTEAWVASGVVAVIIGAMPIWILLMGWFFFGEGRPAVRQILGALIGVGGIALIAGTGHAAVIGDGPGLIVGVFFLFLSGVLWASGTLLQRRTKGLTSLFRFSAWQMFSGAIATGLLSLALEKPWSLAWLEIPAVSWWSLGYLIVFGSLVSFSAYLHLSRNFAPAVVSTYALVNPLIAVGLGWLFLREPVDLKFALATLLVLVGLALLLFKKRPPAPSPTAEP; encoded by the coding sequence ATGCGCTTAAAGTCCGTCGACATTCTGAGTTTTCTGTCGGTCTACCTGATCTGGGGATCGACCTATCTGGCCATTCGTTACGCGATCGACGGGATTCCGCCTTGGACGCTCTCATCGCTCCGTTTTTTTGTCGCCGCCGCCCTCATGCTCGCGCTGGGGCTTTTGCGGCGTGAATCCAAAATCACTCCCGCCGAGAAAAAAACCGCGATCATCAGCGGCGCCTTCCTCGTCATCGCGAACGGTTTCGTCTGCGTGACCGAGGCCTGGGTCGCGTCGGGCGTCGTCGCCGTCATCATCGGGGCGATGCCGATCTGGATCTTGCTGATGGGTTGGTTTTTCTTCGGTGAGGGACGCCCGGCCGTGCGCCAGATCCTGGGCGCGCTCATCGGTGTCGGTGGCATCGCGCTGATCGCCGGCACGGGACACGCCGCCGTCATCGGGGACGGCCCCGGCCTCATCGTCGGCGTGTTCTTCCTTTTTCTTTCGGGCGTGCTGTGGGCGTCGGGAACGCTTCTGCAGCGTCGGACCAAGGGACTCACGTCGCTTTTCCGTTTTTCGGCGTGGCAGATGTTTTCGGGCGCGATCGCGACGGGCTTGCTGAGCCTGGCGCTCGAGAAGCCGTGGAGCCTCGCTTGGCTCGAGATCCCCGCGGTCTCGTGGTGGTCGCTGGGGTATTTGATCGTTTTCGGATCCCTCGTGAGCTTCAGCGCTTATCTTCATCTGAGTCGCAACTTCGCGCCCGCGGTGGTGAGCACTTACGCCCTGGTGAATCCGCTCATCGCGGTGGGATTGGGCTGGCTGTTCCTCCGCGAGCCCGTCGATCTCAAATTCGCGCTCGCGACGTTGCTCGTCCTGGTGGGCCTCGCGCTGCTTCTCTTCAAGAAACGCCCGCCCGCACCTTCGCCCACCGCTGAACCCTAA
- a CDS encoding DUF2917 domain-containing protein, producing MNQIKTYPLELEIQEFRKLRPLSRGPLVLKCLKGTLWVTSLGDPRDYILQAGEELRLEKPGTEILVQGVSRKESVSALLCA from the coding sequence ATGAACCAGATTAAGACCTATCCCCTCGAACTCGAAATCCAAGAATTCCGCAAACTGCGCCCCCTCAGCCGTGGTCCTTTGGTTTTAAAGTGCCTGAAAGGCACGCTTTGGGTGACCTCGCTCGGCGATCCGCGTGACTATATTCTGCAGGCGGGCGAAGAGCTGCGTCTGGAGAAACCCGGCACCGAAATCCTCGTGCAGGGGGTCAGCCGAAAGGAATCCGTCTCCGCTCTGCTATGCGCTTAA
- a CDS encoding Lrp/AsnC family transcriptional regulator, with translation MALITKLGTAGMDELDLKIIKQLSTDSKMSFQDLGQQVGLTAPAVHARVKKMEKSGVIQNYGVNLDYARIGLDVTAFVRLQTGKMSCSTAGTALSKYPEIEECHSVAGEDDVIIKTRTATPLELQNLLDRLRTEGLAEKSVSIFVLETHFERSRL, from the coding sequence ATGGCATTAATTACAAAGCTCGGGACCGCCGGAATGGACGAGCTGGATCTGAAGATTATTAAGCAATTGTCCACCGACTCAAAGATGAGTTTTCAGGACCTGGGACAGCAGGTGGGGCTGACCGCCCCGGCGGTGCATGCGCGCGTGAAGAAGATGGAGAAAAGTGGCGTGATCCAAAACTACGGCGTGAACCTCGACTACGCCCGCATCGGCCTGGACGTCACCGCCTTCGTGCGACTGCAAACCGGAAAGATGAGCTGCTCGACGGCGGGGACCGCGCTTTCGAAATACCCCGAAATCGAAGAGTGTCATTCCGTCGCGGGCGAAGACGACGTCATTATTAAGACCCGCACGGCGACGCCGCTGGAACTGCAAAACCTGCTGGACCGCCTGCGCACCGAGGGGCTGGCGGAGAAATCGGTCTCGATTTTCGTGCTGGAAACTCATTTTGAGCGCTCACGGTTGTGA
- a CDS encoding tetratricopeptide repeat protein, whose amino-acid sequence MVLHAELFAQTESLLRAGRIAAAVALLREVPPRAVPREHAARFANLCRRVGLVMRGLRTLAPVVRGESGVKDGAPRPEEWAEYAVLLQRSGAVQEALRIWGSREMKNAPGFGLQRALCHFNIWEHDRAIVPLNEALRDAAKDYDRLVIRVNLTAAHLYAGDHPHALKLARELRRDLLGTPNQRLLANAMELEAQALTEAGDFAAAGELLRQALTLLASAATTDQLFIRKGLAHVESFSTGDEAPLLAFRREALAREHFESVRDTDRLLLHLRFDEKRFQYLYFGTPWTAYRERLVRQLNYEPEESFFQRGPDDAGAALDLGRGEFFRTTGAKPEIVAGGKSLSLLRALGRDFYKPANGIGLFSEVYVDENFDPESSMNRVHQLLRRTRELLSEQDLPLWIEARRPRFRLRWEEELRVFFPRESREIDWEERQIRLLREQFGAGPLITTAEVLAALPLTPAQFRRVREWGENHGWIERVGAGAKSFYRLRKVG is encoded by the coding sequence GTGGTCCTGCACGCCGAACTTTTCGCACAGACCGAATCCTTACTCCGCGCCGGCCGCATCGCCGCCGCGGTGGCGCTTTTACGTGAAGTCCCCCCGCGCGCGGTGCCGCGCGAACACGCCGCGCGCTTCGCGAATCTGTGCCGCCGCGTGGGCCTCGTCATGCGGGGACTGCGGACCCTCGCCCCGGTCGTGCGCGGCGAAAGCGGCGTGAAAGACGGTGCCCCCCGCCCTGAAGAGTGGGCCGAGTACGCGGTGCTGCTGCAACGCTCGGGCGCGGTCCAAGAGGCGCTGCGTATCTGGGGTTCGCGCGAGATGAAAAACGCGCCCGGCTTCGGGCTGCAACGCGCGCTTTGCCACTTCAACATCTGGGAGCACGACCGCGCGATCGTCCCGCTGAACGAAGCTTTGCGAGACGCCGCGAAGGACTACGACCGTTTGGTCATCCGCGTGAATCTGACCGCCGCGCATCTTTACGCCGGTGACCATCCGCACGCGCTGAAGCTCGCGCGCGAACTGCGCCGCGATCTGCTCGGTACGCCGAACCAACGCCTGCTCGCCAACGCCATGGAACTTGAAGCCCAAGCCCTGACCGAAGCGGGCGATTTCGCGGCGGCGGGTGAACTTCTGCGCCAAGCCCTGACCTTACTCGCCAGTGCGGCGACGACCGATCAGCTCTTTATCCGCAAAGGGCTCGCGCACGTCGAGTCGTTCTCGACCGGCGATGAAGCCCCGCTCCTCGCGTTCCGGCGCGAAGCGCTCGCGCGTGAACATTTTGAGAGCGTGCGCGATACGGATCGGCTTTTGTTGCATCTGCGCTTCGATGAAAAACGTTTTCAGTATTTGTATTTCGGCACGCCCTGGACCGCTTACCGCGAACGCCTGGTGCGCCAACTGAATTACGAGCCGGAAGAGTCCTTCTTCCAGCGCGGTCCCGATGACGCGGGCGCGGCTTTGGATCTGGGGCGCGGCGAATTCTTCCGCACGACCGGCGCGAAACCCGAAATCGTGGCAGGCGGCAAATCCCTGAGCCTGCTCCGCGCGTTGGGCCGCGACTTTTACAAACCCGCCAACGGCATCGGGCTTTTCTCGGAAGTTTATGTCGACGAGAATTTCGATCCCGAATCCTCGATGAACCGCGTGCATCAGCTGCTGCGACGCACGCGCGAGCTTTTGAGCGAGCAGGATCTTCCGCTGTGGATCGAGGCGCGACGTCCCCGCTTCCGGCTGCGCTGGGAAGAAGAGCTCCGGGTCTTCTTTCCGCGCGAAAGCCGCGAGATCGATTGGGAGGAGCGCCAAATTCGACTGCTACGTGAGCAGTTCGGTGCCGGTCCTTTGATCACGACGGCCGAGGTGCTCGCCGCTTTGCCGCTCACGCCCGCCCAGTTCCGGCGCGTGCGCGAATGGGGCGAGAATCACGGCTGGATCGAGCGCGTGGGCGCGGGCGCCAAAAGTTTCTACCGTCTTCGCAAAGTCGGTTAA
- a CDS encoding DUF3372 domain-containing protein, which produces MRKLKLESMLWSWGILLATLCGVSAPARAALSPDLKNLPALAKLYATGPSPRAHWFSEKQIQLHYASFRPSQDLRFELISDAPLMSLELPLLSHRGDLWNLSAEALPGTLTEWAKRPLWVRILDAAGREQFRTSVRLTGLLDQHFFDPKRPVGLRWLNTSQFELRLWAPTASLVELLVYDTATGPATQTLAMNVEPQGYWSFHGYREFDRKYYVFRVTRFNPRTSRVETVDSADPASLNVSAEALRSQFVNLNDPDLMPIGWAQLQKPRLDKVTDATVYEMHLRDHTSDDPGIPEAERGTYVGLVNPKSRAFQHLRDLASAGLTHVHFLPLMDFAGVPEHVAKRARPRIPSGETPASPTPQERLGEVREIDAYNWGYNPVLWMVPEGSYSRHPDGPDRIRELREMIQGLNRAGLRVVLDVVYNHTYSAYEEEHSIFDRVVPYYYHRYNERGELMSSSCCADVATENRMVEKLMIESLIGLAKDYKVDGFRFDLMNLHPTLQVPRIREALDAMTLQNSGVEGSKLLVYGEAWPFGSLEEVVPGSAFNQLRSHGLGVGVFNDRMRDALRGGTTSPSEKSDPGFATGLFWDPNHEPANRNTPTDPEGQRRKLLHLQDVVKIGLGGNLRDLVIRDQHNNAVRAGDYFFRGAPVGYAAEPTETISYVSAHDGYGLWDTVQAKMPFQAWGRRPATANVDERVRVARLMLGTVLLSQGIPFFEGGSELLRSKSGDADSYDSGDHFNQIDWSGASNNWGVGLPPAWKNVNDWNFWRPRLLDASLRVGANEIQGTNEYFKALLRLRRDSPLLRLSSANEIRRLLSFPANELSGSDTAGLIGMLIEDAEPAVDPTRKSLLVLINAGTQSLDFQNARLKNRAWNFPAVFGPAVDRDLVKARWEAASGLFSVPARSILVLEEKR; this is translated from the coding sequence GTGCGAAAACTGAAACTCGAGTCGATGCTCTGGAGTTGGGGAATCCTGTTGGCCACGCTGTGCGGCGTTTCCGCGCCGGCGCGCGCGGCGCTTTCCCCGGATCTTAAAAACCTTCCCGCTCTCGCGAAGCTTTACGCCACCGGCCCCTCGCCGAGGGCCCATTGGTTTTCCGAAAAACAGATCCAGCTTCACTACGCGAGCTTCCGCCCCAGCCAAGATCTGCGCTTCGAGCTGATCTCGGACGCGCCGCTGATGAGTCTGGAGCTCCCGCTGCTTTCGCATCGCGGGGATCTGTGGAATCTTTCGGCCGAGGCGCTGCCGGGCACGCTGACGGAGTGGGCGAAACGCCCCCTGTGGGTGCGGATCTTGGACGCCGCCGGGCGCGAGCAATTCCGCACGTCCGTGCGTCTGACGGGACTTCTCGATCAGCACTTCTTCGATCCGAAACGCCCCGTGGGCCTGCGCTGGCTGAACACCTCGCAGTTCGAGCTGCGGCTGTGGGCGCCGACCGCGAGCCTTGTGGAACTCCTCGTCTACGACACGGCGACCGGTCCCGCGACGCAAACCCTCGCCATGAACGTGGAACCTCAAGGCTACTGGAGCTTTCACGGCTACCGCGAGTTCGATCGCAAGTATTATGTTTTCCGGGTCACGCGTTTCAATCCGCGTACCAGTCGCGTGGAAACCGTCGACTCGGCGGATCCCGCCTCCTTGAACGTGAGCGCCGAAGCGCTGCGCTCGCAGTTCGTGAATCTGAACGATCCCGACCTGATGCCGATCGGCTGGGCGCAGCTGCAAAAGCCGCGACTGGATAAGGTCACGGACGCGACCGTTTACGAGATGCATTTGCGCGACCACACAAGCGACGACCCCGGCATCCCCGAAGCCGAGCGCGGCACCTACGTGGGCCTGGTGAATCCAAAATCGCGCGCGTTTCAACATCTGCGCGACCTTGCCTCCGCGGGACTGACGCACGTGCATTTTCTGCCGCTGATGGACTTCGCGGGCGTTCCCGAACACGTCGCCAAGCGCGCCCGCCCCCGCATCCCTTCGGGTGAGACGCCCGCCTCGCCCACGCCGCAAGAACGACTGGGCGAAGTGCGCGAGATCGACGCCTACAACTGGGGTTACAATCCGGTTTTGTGGATGGTGCCGGAAGGAAGCTACTCGCGACACCCCGACGGTCCCGACCGCATTCGTGAACTCCGCGAGATGATCCAGGGACTCAACCGCGCGGGCCTGCGCGTGGTTCTGGACGTCGTCTACAACCACACCTATTCGGCGTACGAAGAAGAGCACTCGATCTTCGACCGCGTGGTGCCTTACTACTATCACCGCTACAACGAACGCGGTGAACTCATGTCCAGCTCGTGCTGTGCGGACGTCGCCACCGAAAACCGCATGGTCGAAAAGCTCATGATCGAAAGTTTGATCGGCCTGGCCAAGGACTACAAAGTCGACGGCTTCCGCTTCGACCTGATGAATCTGCACCCGACGCTGCAAGTGCCCCGCATCCGCGAGGCGCTCGACGCCATGACGCTGCAGAACTCCGGCGTCGAGGGCTCGAAACTTCTGGTTTACGGCGAGGCGTGGCCCTTCGGCTCCCTCGAAGAGGTCGTGCCGGGTTCGGCCTTCAACCAGCTGCGCAGTCACGGCCTGGGCGTCGGCGTTTTCAACGACCGGATGCGCGACGCCCTTCGCGGCGGGACGACGAGCCCTTCGGAAAAATCCGATCCGGGTTTCGCCACGGGGCTTTTCTGGGATCCCAATCACGAGCCCGCGAACCGCAATACGCCCACCGATCCCGAAGGCCAGCGGCGCAAGCTCCTGCACTTGCAGGACGTGGTGAAGATCGGCCTCGGCGGAAATCTGCGCGATCTGGTGATCCGCGATCAACACAACAACGCGGTTCGCGCGGGCGACTACTTCTTCCGCGGCGCGCCCGTGGGTTACGCGGCCGAGCCGACCGAAACGATCAGCTACGTCTCGGCCCACGACGGCTACGGGCTGTGGGACACGGTGCAGGCGAAGATGCCGTTTCAAGCCTGGGGCCGGCGCCCCGCGACCGCGAACGTTGACGAACGCGTGCGCGTCGCGCGCCTGATGCTGGGAACCGTACTGCTCAGTCAGGGCATCCCCTTCTTCGAAGGCGGCTCGGAGCTTCTGCGTTCGAAATCCGGCGACGCCGACAGTTACGATTCGGGCGATCACTTCAACCAGATCGACTGGAGTGGCGCCTCGAACAACTGGGGCGTGGGACTTCCGCCCGCGTGGAAAAACGTCAACGACTGGAACTTCTGGCGGCCGCGCCTGCTCGACGCCTCTTTGCGCGTGGGTGCCAATGAAATCCAGGGGACGAACGAATACTTCAAGGCGCTTTTGCGTCTGCGCCGGGATTCGCCGCTTCTTCGCCTTTCTTCGGCGAACGAGATCCGTCGTCTGCTCAGCTTCCCCGCGAATGAACTTTCCGGCAGCGATACCGCAGGTTTGATCGGCATGCTGATCGAGGACGCCGAGCCCGCCGTCGATCCGACGCGGAAATCACTCCTCGTCTTGATCAACGCCGGCACGCAGTCCCTCGACTTTCAGAACGCGCGCCTGAAGAATCGCGCGTGGAATTTTCCCGCCGTCTTCGGCCCCGCCGTCGATCGCGATCTCGTGAAGGCCCGTTGGGAGGCCGCGAGCGGACTCTTTTCGGTCCCCGCGCGCAGCATTCTCGTGCTGGAGGAGAAACGATGA
- a CDS encoding extracellular solute-binding protein, which produces MVFWGVFAVAADGADGAPVRVRLWHQLIYAHREVQAKLIAEFQKENPDIVIESIYRETEALRSGFQSAALVGGGPEIVQGPSDQVGPLSVMGLLAPMDEYFTPEDLTDFDSSALIRVHDQLLMVGDTVGNHLSLLYNKKLLPTPPQTTDELFAQGRAYKQGYFLVWHMQEPFFFVPWVTGFGSDFASIEGQPNLDTPAMAQAFQLMKDLKASGFVPRDADYETANALFKDSKVAMIVNGDWSWGDYKKAGIDFGIARLPQISSTGLWPAPLVAAKGYSVNINVPVEKKDAVRRVLQFLTSAKTQLAFTKEVSTLPSRLSARQDPVVLNDELLKASNTIMEVAKPMPVTAELRAVWDALRIQYQAVLGGSVEPAVAAKNAQTEALRQIQIMNEVRPADAGAIVVKAVMGILVLALLVYLAMKTPGFLRDLRGPNRLAYAFLLPALLCVGLVVVFPFFYNIAISFSNLSLRTFTSWEIIGFQNYFEVLVDPVFYSVFLKTLIWTFLNLLFHVSLGVILALLIDQTLPAKPLWRTLLIIPWAVPQYITALTWRGMFNQEFGAINQVLAKFFEMSPIEWLSKPLEMFAACLITNIWLGFPFMMMVALGGLQAIPRELYEAARVDGANAWQRFWRITWPLLQPVMIPATVLGAIWTFNNLNVVWLVSNGGEPAGQTHILVSYVYKSAFDLYRYSSSAALSMIIFLILLVATVFYLKVSDKKIGVG; this is translated from the coding sequence ATGGTGTTTTGGGGCGTCTTCGCGGTCGCGGCCGACGGGGCGGACGGCGCGCCCGTGCGCGTCCGTTTGTGGCATCAATTGATTTACGCCCACCGCGAGGTGCAGGCGAAACTCATCGCGGAATTTCAAAAAGAAAATCCCGACATCGTCATCGAGTCGATCTACCGCGAAACCGAAGCGCTTCGCTCGGGCTTTCAGTCCGCCGCGCTCGTCGGCGGCGGCCCCGAGATCGTCCAGGGTCCGTCCGATCAGGTGGGTCCGCTTTCGGTCATGGGACTCTTGGCGCCCATGGACGAGTACTTCACGCCCGAGGACCTCACCGACTTCGATTCGTCCGCCTTGATCCGCGTGCACGATCAGCTCTTGATGGTCGGCGATACGGTCGGGAACCATCTTTCGCTTCTTTATAATAAGAAACTTCTCCCGACGCCGCCCCAGACGACCGACGAACTCTTCGCCCAGGGCCGCGCTTACAAGCAGGGCTACTTTCTTGTCTGGCATATGCAGGAGCCCTTCTTCTTCGTGCCGTGGGTGACGGGCTTCGGTTCGGACTTCGCTTCGATCGAGGGGCAGCCGAATCTGGATACGCCCGCGATGGCGCAGGCCTTCCAACTCATGAAAGATCTGAAGGCGTCGGGCTTTGTCCCGCGCGATGCCGACTACGAAACCGCGAACGCGCTCTTCAAAGACAGCAAGGTCGCCATGATCGTCAACGGCGATTGGAGCTGGGGCGACTACAAAAAGGCCGGCATCGATTTCGGGATCGCGCGTTTGCCGCAGATCTCCTCCACCGGGCTTTGGCCAGCACCTTTGGTCGCGGCCAAAGGCTATTCGGTGAACATCAACGTCCCCGTCGAGAAAAAAGACGCCGTTCGCCGCGTCCTGCAGTTTCTGACCTCGGCGAAAACGCAACTCGCCTTCACGAAGGAAGTTTCGACTTTGCCGTCGCGGCTGTCGGCCCGCCAAGACCCGGTCGTGTTGAATGACGAGCTGCTGAAGGCCTCGAACACGATCATGGAAGTGGCCAAGCCGATGCCCGTCACCGCGGAGTTGCGCGCGGTTTGGGACGCCTTGCGGATTCAGTACCAGGCGGTGCTCGGCGGCTCGGTGGAGCCCGCCGTCGCGGCGAAGAACGCGCAGACCGAAGCGCTTCGCCAGATCCAGATCATGAACGAGGTCCGTCCCGCCGACGCGGGCGCGATCGTGGTGAAAGCCGTGATGGGGATTTTGGTCCTCGCGCTCCTCGTTTACCTCGCGATGAAGACGCCGGGATTTCTGCGCGATCTGCGCGGACCGAACCGGCTCGCGTACGCGTTTTTGCTGCCGGCGCTTCTTTGCGTGGGGCTCGTCGTCGTCTTCCCGTTTTTCTACAATATCGCCATCTCGTTTTCGAATCTGTCGCTCCGGACCTTCACGAGCTGGGAGATCATCGGCTTTCAGAACTACTTCGAAGTGCTGGTCGATCCCGTCTTCTATTCGGTTTTCTTGAAAACACTGATCTGGACGTTTTTGAATCTGCTCTTCCACGTTTCGCTCGGGGTGATCCTGGCGCTCCTCATCGATCAAACCCTCCCCGCGAAGCCGCTGTGGCGGACGCTTCTCATCATCCCGTGGGCGGTGCCCCAGTACATCACGGCGCTGACCTGGCGCGGGATGTTCAATCAGGAGTTCGGCGCAATCAATCAGGTGCTCGCGAAGTTTTTCGAGATGTCGCCGATCGAGTGGCTGTCCAAGCCGCTCGAGATGTTCGCGGCGTGCCTGATCACGAACATCTGGCTGGGCTTTCCGTTCATGATGATGGTCGCCCTCGGCGGACTGCAGGCAATCCCGCGCGAACTTTACGAGGCCGCGCGCGTCGACGGCGCGAACGCGTGGCAACGTTTCTGGCGGATCACCTGGCCGCTCCTGCAACCCGTGATGATTCCGGCGACCGTTCTGGGCGCGATCTGGACCTTCAACAACCTGAACGTCGTGTGGCTCGTCTCGAACGGCGGTGAACCCGCGGGGCAGACGCATATTCTGGTGTCCTACGTTTATAAATCGGCCTTCGATCTGTACCGCTACTCCTCGTCGGCGGCGCTTTCGATGATCATCTTTTTGATTCTGCTCGTGGCGACGGTCTTCTATTTGAAGGTCTCGGATAAAAAGATCGGGGTGGGGTGA
- a CDS encoding ABC transporter permease subunit, translating to MMKKSASLLLVMIFSAFAAFPVWYVIAVSLRKDNAFQAVSWTLWGPNTSLANYRLLFTDTLFPVWLWNSAFVSFVVTLFGLSLAATSAYALSRFPIKGRKTFLTMLLATQMFPATMLLLPFYIVLARLGLANDFWGLLIVYSSSALPFCIWQMKSWFDGLPRELEEAARVDGCTRLQTFFKVVLPVSGPALAITALFQFTTAWTEYAIAAVILQDPEYYTLPVGLKSFQANLATEWGLYAAAAVLVSIPVVILFTLLSRALISGLTLGSVKG from the coding sequence GTGATGAAGAAGTCGGCGAGCCTTCTTTTGGTCATGATCTTTTCGGCCTTCGCGGCCTTCCCCGTCTGGTACGTGATCGCGGTTTCGCTCCGTAAGGATAACGCCTTCCAGGCGGTGTCCTGGACGCTATGGGGACCGAATACGTCGCTTGCGAACTACCGGCTTCTGTTTACCGATACGCTCTTCCCGGTGTGGCTCTGGAACTCGGCGTTCGTCAGCTTCGTGGTGACGCTCTTCGGACTGTCGCTCGCCGCGACCTCGGCTTACGCGCTATCGCGCTTTCCGATCAAGGGGCGCAAGACCTTCCTAACGATGCTGCTCGCGACGCAGATGTTTCCGGCGACGATGCTCCTGCTTCCGTTCTACATCGTGCTCGCGCGCTTGGGCCTCGCGAACGATTTCTGGGGACTTCTGATCGTCTATTCGTCGAGCGCGCTGCCGTTCTGCATCTGGCAGATGAAGTCGTGGTTCGACGGTCTGCCGCGCGAGCTGGAAGAGGCCGCGCGGGTCGACGGTTGCACGCGGCTGCAGACGTTTTTCAAGGTCGTGCTCCCCGTCTCGGGGCCGGCGCTCGCGATCACCGCGCTCTTTCAGTTCACGACGGCGTGGACCGAGTACGCGATCGCGGCCGTCATCCTGCAGGATCCCGAATACTATACTTTGCCGGTGGGACTGAAGAGCTTCCAGGCGAACCTCGCGACCGAGTGGGGACTTTACGCCGCGGCGGCGGTCCTCGTTTCGATTCCGGTCGTGATTTTGTTCACCCTTCTCTCTCGCGCCCTGATCTCGGGCCTCACTCTGGGCAGTGTGAAAGGATAA
- a CDS encoding ABC transporter ATP-binding protein — protein MSSVELKNVSKSFGETEVLKNISLKVESGEFLVLVGPSGCGKSTLLRLIAGLETATSGEIWIDGKNVSQLDPRDRNLAMVFQSYALYPHLSVRENLAFGLALQGVSKEEQNRRVQEVADTLQIGPLLDRRPRALSGGQRQRVALGRALVRRTKLILFDEPLSNLDAALRAQMRFEIKKLHQLTGATMVYVTHDQVEATTLGDRIAVLNKGVVAQIGSAHSIYEKPESRFVASFIGTPEMNFLPGELVGQNGKVVGVRPEDFVVNGRESSGTPEFDATFELEEYLGSQSLVHTKVGDMGVRFLTPESLGKKPGASIKLGTKPGRLHVFDPKSEARINS, from the coding sequence ATGTCATCCGTTGAGCTGAAGAACGTCTCGAAAAGTTTTGGCGAAACCGAGGTCTTGAAAAACATCTCGCTGAAGGTGGAATCCGGCGAGTTTCTGGTGCTCGTCGGCCCGTCAGGTTGCGGGAAGTCGACGCTTTTGCGGCTGATCGCGGGGCTTGAGACCGCGACTTCGGGCGAAATCTGGATCGACGGCAAGAACGTGTCGCAGCTCGATCCCCGGGACCGCAATCTCGCGATGGTGTTTCAAAGCTACGCGCTGTATCCGCACTTGAGCGTGCGCGAGAATCTGGCTTTCGGGCTCGCGCTGCAAGGGGTTTCGAAAGAGGAACAGAATCGCCGCGTGCAGGAGGTCGCCGACACCTTGCAGATCGGACCACTCCTCGACCGTCGCCCGCGCGCGCTTTCGGGCGGGCAACGTCAGCGCGTGGCCCTGGGGCGCGCTTTGGTTCGCCGCACGAAGCTGATCTTGTTCGACGAACCTTTGTCGAATCTGGACGCCGCCTTGCGCGCGCAGATGCGTTTTGAAATCAAAAAACTTCACCAGCTGACCGGCGCGACGATGGTGTACGTGACGCACGATCAGGTCGAGGCGACGACGCTCGGTGACCGGATCGCGGTGCTGAACAAGGGCGTGGTCGCGCAGATCGGCTCGGCGCACTCGATTTACGAAAAGCCCGAGTCGCGTTTCGTGGCGTCCTTCATCGGGACGCCCGAGATGAACTTTCTGCCGGGCGAGCTCGTCGGGCAAAACGGCAAGGTCGTCGGCGTCCGGCCCGAGGACTTCGTGGTCAACGGCCGCGAATCTTCGGGGACCCCGGAGTTCGACGCCACCTTTGAACTTGAAGAGTACCTGGGCTCGCAATCACTCGTGCACACGAAGGTGGGCGACATGGGCGTGCGTTTCCTGACGCCGGAGTCGCTCGGCAAAAAACCGGGCGCCTCGATCAAACTGGGAACGAAGCCGGGCCGCCTGCACGTCTTCGATCCGAAGTCGGAAGCGCGGATCAACAGTTAA